A window of the Citrus sinensis cultivar Valencia sweet orange chromosome 9, DVS_A1.0, whole genome shotgun sequence genome harbors these coding sequences:
- the LOC102619797 gene encoding protein transport protein Sec24-like At3g07100 translates to MGTENPGRSSFPARPSASPFASAPPTVTPFSSAGPVVGSEASSFRPAPPASPQTAAPFMSAAAGVGSDSSGFRPSTPQTRFNDPSVSSSPITYVPPTSGPFQRFPTPQFPPVAQAPPVRGPPVGLPPVSHPIGQVPNPPVPLRAQPPPVPMGSPVQRANFAPSGVNVPQPLSDSSFSASRPNSPPDSSYPFARPTPQQPLPGYVTTQPNAVSQGPTMPSSFPSHPRSYVPPPPTSASSFPAHQGGYVPPGVQSQHSGPPVGVIQGLAEDFSSLSFGSIPGSIEPGIDLKSLPRPLDGDVEPNSLAETYPLNCHSRYLRLTTSAIPNSQSLVSRWHLPLGAVVCPLAEPPGGEEVPIVNFASTGIIRCRRCRTYVNPYVTFTDAGRKWRCNICALLNDVPGDYFAHLDATGRRIDIDQRPELTKGSVEFVAPTEYMVRPPMPPLYFFLIDVSISAIRSGMLEVVAQTIKSCLDELPGFPRTQIGFITFDSTIHFYNMKSSLTQPQMMVISDLDDIFVPLPDDLLVNLSESRSVVDTLLDSLPSMFQDNMNVESAFGPALKAAFMVMSRLGGKLLIFQNSLPSLGVGCLKLRGDDLRVYGTDKEHSLRIPEDPFYKQMAADLTKFQIAVNVYAFSDKYTDIASLGTLAKYTGGQVYYYPSFQSTTHGERLRHELSRDLTRETAWEAVMRIRCGKGVRFTNYHGNFMLRSTDLLALPAVDCDKAFAMQLSLEETLLTTQTVYFQVALLYTASCGERRIRVHTLAAPVVSNLSDMYQQADTGAIVSVFSRLAIEKTLSHKLEDARNAVQLRLVKALKEYRNLYAVQHRLGSRMIYPESLKFLPLYCLAICKSTPIRGGYADVTLDERCAAGYTMMALPVKKLLKLLYPCLIRVDEHLLKPSAQLDEYKNIMKRLPLVAESLDSRGLYIFDDGFRFVLWFGRMLSPDIAMNLLGSEFAAELSKVMLREQDNEMSRKLLGILKKLREQDPSYYQLCQLVRQGEQPREGFLLLANLVEDQIGGSNGYADWIMQIHRQVLQNP, encoded by the exons ATGGGGACAGAAAATCCGGGTCGTTCAAGTTTTCCTGCTAGACCTTCTGCTTCGCCTTTTGCCTCTGCTCCTCCAACTGTGACACCATTCTCATCAGCTGGTCCTGTGGTTGGATCTGAAGCCTCTAGTTTTAGACCTGCTCCACCAGCTTCTCCGCAGACTGCTGCACCTTTTATGTCAGCTGCAGCTGGGGTTGGGTCAGATAGCTCTGGTTTTAGACCTTCTACACCACAAACAAGGTTTAATGATCCATCTGTCTCTTCTTCACCTATTACGTATGTCCCACCTACTAGTGGACCTTTTCAACGATTTCCAACACCGCAATTTCCCCCAGTGGCCCAAGCTCCTCCAGTACGTGGTCCACCTGTGGGACTGCCACCAGTTTCCCATCCTATAGGTCAAGTTCCAAACCCTCCAGTTCCACTTCGTGCGCAGCCACCTCCAGTGCCGATGGGATCTCCAGTCCAAAGAGCCAATTTTGCACCATCCGGCGTGAATGTTCCTCAACCTTTGTCAGATTCCTCATTCTCAGCTTCCAGGCCTAATTCTCCCCCAGATTCATCTTATCCTTTTGCAAGACCCACTCCACAGCAACCTTTGCCTGGATATGTGACTACTCAGCCAAATGCGGTTTCCCAAGGGCCAACTATGCCgtcttcttttccttctcaTCCAAGAAGCTATGTACCTCCCCCACCAACATCAGCTTCCTCTTTTCCTGCTCATCAGGGAGGTTATGTTCCACCAGGTGTTCAGTCGCAACATTCAGGGCCTCCTGTTGGTGTCATCCAAGGTTTGGCAGAAGATTTCAGTTCTCTCTCTTTTGGGTCTATTCCCGGATCAATTGAGCCTGGGATTGATTTGAAATCACTGCCAAGGCCATTGGATGGTGATGTGGAACCAAATTCTTTAGCTGAGACATACCCCTTGAATTGCCATTCCAGATATCTACGTCTTACTACTTCAGCAATACCAAACTCTCAGTCTTTGGTTTCAAGGTGGCATTTGCCTCTTGGAGCAGTTGTTTGTCCTCTTGCTGAACCTCCTGGGGGG GAGGAAGTTCCAATAGTTAATTTTGCTTCAACTGGGATTATTCGCTGCAGAAGATGTCGCACATATGTGAACCCATATGTGACGTTTACAGATGCTGGGCGAAAGTGGCGCTGCAACATCTGTGCTTTGCTTAATGATG TTCCTGGTGACTACTTTGCTCATTTGGATGCCACTGGCAGAAGAATTGATATAGATCAGCGACCTGAGCTTACAAAGGGTAGTGTGGAGTTTGTTGCTCCAACGGAGTATATGGTGCGGCCTCCAATGCCGCCCTTATACTTTTTTCTCATTGATGTATCCATTTCTGCAATTAGAAGTGGAATGCTTGAG GTTGTTGCTCAAACTATCAAGTCATGTTTGGATGAGCTGCCTGGCTTCCCCAGAACTCAGATTGGGTTTATAACTTTTGACAGCacaatacatttttataatatgaag TCGTCTTTGACACAACCTCAAATGATGGTCATTTCTGATCTAGATGATATATTTGTTCCATTGCCAGATGATCTCCTTGTCAACTTGTCTGAATCTAGAAGTGTGGTGGACACTTTATTAGATAGCTTACCCTCCATGTTTCAAGACAATATGAATGTAGAATCCGCTTTTGGTCCAGCTCTTAAAGCAGCATTCATGGTCATG AGTCGACTAGGAGGAAAGCTACTTATTTTCCAGAACTCACTGCCTTCTCTTGGTGTCGGTTGTTTAAAGTTACGGGGTGATGATCTTCGTGTATATGGAACTGACAAAGAACATTCATTAAGAATACCTGAAGATCCATTCTATAAGCAAATGGCTGCTGATTTGACCAAGTTCCAGATAGCTGTGAATGTGTATGCATTCAGTGATAAATACACTGATATAGCCTCCCTAG GTACTTTAGCAAAATATACTGGAGGTCAGGTTTATTATTATCCAAGCTTCCAGTCCACCACTCATGGAGAGAGGCTGAGGCATGAGTTATCACGAGATCTTACAAGAGAAACTGCTTGGGAAGCGGTCATGCGTATAAGATGTGGAAAAG GGGTTCGCTTTACGAATTATCATGGCAACTTTATGCTAAGATCCACCGATTTGTTGGCACTCCCAGCTGTAGATTGTGACAAAGCATTTGCAATGCAGTTATCTCTGGAAGAGACATTGCTGACAACTCAGACTGTATATTTCCAAGTTGCTTTGCT ataCACTGCATCTTGTGGAGAGAGGCGTATCCGGGTACATACCTTAGCGGCTCCagttgtttcaaaccttagtgacaTGTACCAGCAAGCTGACACTGGTGCTATTGTTTCAGTGTTTAGTAGGTTAG CAATTGAGAAAACCTTGTCACATAAGCTGGAAGATGCACGAAATGCTGTGCAGCTAAGGCTCGTCAAAGCTCTGAAGGAATACCGAAATCTTTATGCTGTGCAGCATCGCTTGGGGTCCAGGATGATATATCCAGAATCTCTGAAGTTTTTGCCATTGTATTGTTTAGCTATTTGTAAATCAACACCCATCCGAGGAGGGTATGCTGATGTTACACTGGATGAACGCTGTGCAGCAGGTTACACGATGATGGCATTGCCTGTTAAGAAGTTATTGAAGCTTTTATACCCCTGCTTGATTCGAGTTGATGAACATCTCTTGAAG CCATCTGCTCAACTTGATGAGTATAAAAACATCATGAAGAGATTACCACTAGTAGCAGAAAGCTTAGATTCTAGAGGACTTTATATATTTGATGACGGTTTCCGTTTTGTTTTGTGGTTCGGTAGAATGCTCTCTCCTGATATAGCTATGAATTTGCTTGGCTCAGAGTTTGCAGCTGAGTTATCAAAG GTTATGCTTAGAGAGCAAGATAATGAAATGTCAAGGAAGCTATTGGGGATCCTGAAGAAGCTTAGAGAGCAAGATCCTTCCTATTATCAGCTGTGTCAACTTGTAAGACAAGGTGAACAGCCCAGAGAAGGTTTCCTTCTTCTTGCAAACCTTGTTGAGGACCAGATCGGGGGCTCCAATGGTTATGCAGATTGGATTATGCAGATTCATCGCCAAGTACTGCAAAACCCATAA
- the LOC102620264 gene encoding zinc finger CCCH domain-containing protein 18-like produces the protein MDFSESTRIVFNRIKKLDPENVTKIIGYLLLQEQEMIHLAMSPDVVIQEVVYKAKAELQQLAMKSASSPISPSMNSPVNEVSFQFNPFSSRPPVSPAGCRVPSYWDHQVTNKNNSDFVALGYSDSINELQSQTQFLSLEDQMEHVNLGNTGFSSDCYYSDAALSNLGARAGRRYQSLNAELPVKTCHYFNKGFCKHGSNCRYYHGLVSESFTQMFGQTSPDGFNDDHLFSPGSLEKLELEIIELLKARRGNPISIASLPMLYYEKYGKVLQAGGYLTESQRHGKAGYSLTKLLARLKNSVRLIDRPHGQHAVILAEDAPKYLENRNERSDPGPIVTGSRQIYLTFPAESTFTEDDVSNYFNTYGPVDDVRIPCQQKRMFGFVTFASADTVKMILAKGNPHFVCGARVLVKPYREKSKLVDRKYQERMESPMYFSPQYVDMDSDLHSFSRGCETSRFIRKQLLEEQEQAFELERRRLAELQLVRKPMPNPPYFGGYMDGLKISEDRLNFPSAERIDYLIGVLNNGSTTGDRVKHVETNYTDQESEGLNLPDSPFANPIASGISTVT, from the exons ATGGATTTTTCAGAGTCAACAAGAATTGTGTTCAATAGAATCAAGAAATTGGACCCAGAGAATGTTACAAAGATTATTGGGTACCTTCTCTTGCAAGAGCAAGAAATGATTCATCTGGCTATGAGTCCTGATGTGGTAATTCAGGAAGTTGTTTACAAGGCCAAAGCTGAGCTTCAGCAATTGGCTATGAAATCAGCTTCATCTCCAATTTCTCCTTCCATGAACTCGCCTGTGAATGAGGTCTCCTTTCAGTTCAATCCCTTTTCATCTAGGCCTCCAGTGTCACCAGCAGGCTGTAGAGTCCCATCTTACTGGGATCACCAAGTCACTAACAAGAACAACTCAGATTTCGTGGCATTAGGATATTCGGATTCTATCAATGAACTTCAAAGTCAAACTCAATTCTTGAGTTTAGAGGATCAGATGGAGCATGTCAATTTGGGGAATACAGGATTTTCAAGTGATTGTTACTACTCTGATGCTGCTTTGAGTAATTTAGGTGCAAGAGCTGGTCGTCGATATCAAAGCCTTAATGCTGAACTTCCTGTGAAGACATGTCACTACTTCAATAAGGGTTTCTGTAAGCATGGAAGCAACTGTAGGTACTATCATGGACTAGTCTCTGAGAGCTTCACTCAAATGTTTGGTCAAACTTCACCAGATGGTTTTAATGATGACCATCTTTTCTCACCTGGGTCACTTGAGAAGTTAGAGTTGGAAATCATTGAGCTTCTGAAAGCAAGAAGAGGAAATCCTATTTCAATTGCTTCTCTGCCAATGTTGTATTATGAGAAGTATGGGAAAGTTCTTCAAGCAGGCGGTTATCTTACCGAGAGCCAGAGGCATGGTAAAGCTGGTTACAGTTTGACCAAGCTTCTAGCTAGACTGAAGAACAGTGTCCGGTTGATCGACAG ACCTCATGGGCAACATGCAGTGATTTTGGCTGAAGATGCACCAAAATACTTGGAGAATCGGAATGAGCGAAGTGATCCTGGTCCAATTGTTACTGGATCCCGGCAGATATATCTAACCTTTCCAGCTGAGAGCACTTTTACAGAAGATGATGTCTCCAACTACTTCAA CACCTATGGACCTGTTGACGATGTAAGAATTCCATGCCAACAGAAACGGATGTTTGGATTTGTAACCTTTGCCAGTGCAGATACtgtgaaaatgattttggcaAAGGGAAATCCTCATTTTGTTTGTGGGGCTCGGGTTCTCGTGAAACCTTACCGGGAGAAATCCAAGCTTGTTGATag GAAGTACCAAGAGAGAATGGAGTCGCCAATGTATTTTTCTCCGCAGTATGTTGATATGGATTCTGATCTTCACTCAT TTTCACGAGGATGCGAAACTTCTAGGTTTATCAGGAAGCAGCTTTTGGAAGAGCAGGAACAGGCCTTTGAACTTGAGAGGAGGCGTCTTGCAGAGCTTCAATTAGTCCGAAAACCTATGCCCAATCCACCATATTTTGGCGGCTACATGGATGGCTTGAAAATCTCAGAAG ACCGTCTCAATTTTCCATCAGCAGAGCGTATCGATTATCTGATTGGAGTTTTGAACAACGGCTCAACCACTGGTGATAGAGTAAAGCATGTGGAGACCAATTACACTGACCAGGAAAG TGAAGGTCTTAATCTCCCTGATAGCCCATTTGCTAATCCAATAGCTAGCGGCATTTCTACTGTCACATAG
- the LOC127899992 gene encoding uncharacterized protein LOC127899992 gives MKMFSYLGVAPGQLSLPGWRTLSGLHVLWLEVVKRDISVRELRGLYQFKKPKGPGIAYFSPWDDHGYIVEGNPALKKSYRKGWFVAESRWGTETLSEKGNPVEVLHSFNVDCVIWAKGSCPVQEVGREVKKFVDRLRGAQRGSDVLEESRLWRAGLIDRSPPPAPGVTHI, from the exons atgaaaatgtttagTTATTTGGGGGTAGCTCCTGGGCAGCTGTCCCTTCCAGGGTGGAGGACACTGTCGGGCTTACATGTGTTATGGTTGGAGGTCGTGAAGCGCGACATTTCTGTTCGGGAGTTGAGAGGCCTTTACCAATTCAAGAAGCCTAAGGGTCCCGGCATTGCTTACTTCTCTCCCTGGGATGATCATGGCTACATCGTTGAGGGGAACCCCGCCTTGAAGAAGAGTTACCGAAAGGGATGGTTCGTCGCTGAGAGTAGGTGGGGGACAGAGACTCTGAGTGAAAAGGGCAACCCCGTGGAGGTTCTCCATTCCTTCAATGTAGACT GTGTGATATGGGCTAAAGGGTCATGCCCAGTTCAGGAGGTGGGGAGAGAGGTGAAGAAGTTTGTGGATAGGCTTCGAGGTGCACAGAGGGGTAGTGATGTGCTGGAGGAGAGCCGATTATGGAGAGCGGGGCTGATTGACCGAAGTCCTCCACCTGCTCCCGGGGTGACTCATATATGA